One genomic region from Cellulomonas hominis encodes:
- the dusB gene encoding tRNA dihydrouridine synthase DusB, which translates to MTSLTADTREPAPAGHVLPPLRIGPLSIDTPVVLAPMAGVTNAAFRRLCRESGAGLYVAEMVTSRALVERGEESMRIISHAPDEKPRSVQVYGVDPATVGAAVHLIASEDRADHVDLNFGCPVPKVTRRGGGSALPWKRELFESILRAAVDAAKPYGVPVTVKMRKGIDDDHLTYLEAGLRAQDLGVAAVALHARTAEQYYSGTADWEAIARLKETVTDVPVLGNGDIWSAEDALEMVRQTGCDGVVVGRGCQGRPWLFADLAAAFAGSEVRVRPGAREVAQVIRRHAELMIEHFGDEGKALRELRKHMAWYWKGYVVGGEQRQALALVSSLAELDDRLAAIDLDQPYPGVAAEGQRGRAGTPKRPHLPDGWLDSRELSEEFRRSLHEAELSVSGG; encoded by the coding sequence ATGACCTCCCTGACGGCCGACACCCGCGAGCCCGCCCCGGCGGGCCACGTGCTGCCCCCGCTGCGCATCGGGCCGCTGTCGATCGACACCCCCGTGGTGCTCGCCCCGATGGCCGGCGTGACGAACGCGGCGTTCCGTCGGCTGTGCCGGGAGTCGGGCGCGGGGCTGTACGTCGCGGAGATGGTGACGTCGCGCGCGCTGGTCGAGCGGGGCGAGGAGTCGATGCGGATCATCTCGCACGCCCCGGACGAGAAGCCGCGCTCGGTGCAGGTGTACGGCGTGGACCCGGCGACGGTCGGCGCCGCGGTGCACCTGATCGCCTCGGAGGACCGCGCGGACCACGTCGACCTCAACTTCGGCTGCCCGGTGCCCAAGGTCACGCGGCGCGGCGGCGGGTCGGCCCTGCCGTGGAAGCGGGAGCTGTTCGAGTCGATCCTGCGCGCGGCCGTCGACGCGGCGAAGCCGTACGGCGTGCCCGTCACGGTGAAGATGCGCAAGGGCATCGACGACGACCACCTCACCTACCTGGAGGCAGGGCTGCGGGCCCAGGACCTCGGGGTCGCCGCGGTGGCGCTGCACGCCCGGACGGCGGAGCAGTACTACTCCGGCACCGCCGACTGGGAGGCCATCGCCCGGCTCAAGGAGACGGTCACGGACGTCCCGGTGCTGGGGAACGGGGACATCTGGTCCGCCGAGGACGCCCTGGAGATGGTGCGGCAGACCGGCTGCGACGGCGTGGTCGTGGGTCGCGGCTGCCAGGGGCGCCCGTGGCTGTTCGCCGACCTGGCGGCGGCGTTCGCGGGCTCGGAGGTGCGGGTGCGTCCCGGCGCCCGGGAGGTCGCGCAGGTGATCCGCCGGCACGCCGAGCTGATGATCGAGCACTTCGGCGACGAGGGGAAGGCGCTGCGCGAGTTGCGCAAGCACATGGCCTGGTACTGGAAGGGCTACGTGGTGGGCGGCGAGCAGCGGCAGGCGCTCGCGCTGGTGTCCAGCCTGGCGGAGCTCGACGACCGGCTGGCCGCGATCGACCTGGACCAGCCGTACCCCGGCGTCGCGGCCGAGGGTCAGCGCGGCCGCGCGGGCACCCCGAAGCGGCCGCACCTGCCGGACGGCTGGCTGGACTCGCGCGAGCTGTCGGAGGAGTTCCGCCGGTCCCTGCACGAGGCGGAGCTCAGCGTCTCGGGCGGCTGA
- a CDS encoding carbohydrate kinase family protein, with protein MTTGGPAAGHVLVVGPASWNTLVHLDRLPEPRPQTLFASAHHDGLGGTSAGKAVTLAALGLDVRLRTVLGDDEPGARVRAALAHPRIALDARAARGGRTERHVNLLAADGSRVSLYLELPVPAAEPSPADGLAGARAAVVDLAGHAVPVLAAARAAGVPVWCDLHDDDGTAEFQRPFADAADVLLVSEARLADPAGYLRARVAGGARLAVCTRGARGALACDADGFWEVPAAPVARVAGTDGAGDAFLAGLLAADLAGLGTASALARAAAAGALAVGTADLGAPGATPAAVAALAAGVAVRRA; from the coding sequence ATGACGACCGGGGGGCCGGCCGCGGGCCACGTGCTCGTGGTCGGCCCCGCGTCGTGGAACACGCTGGTCCACCTCGACCGGCTGCCCGAGCCGCGGCCGCAGACCCTGTTCGCGTCCGCGCACCACGACGGGCTCGGCGGGACGTCCGCGGGCAAGGCCGTGACGCTCGCCGCGCTCGGCCTGGACGTGCGCCTGCGGACGGTCCTCGGGGACGACGAGCCCGGTGCCCGGGTGCGCGCCGCGCTGGCGCACCCCCGCATCGCGCTGGACGCCCGGGCCGCGCGCGGCGGGCGCACCGAGCGGCACGTCAACCTGCTCGCCGCCGACGGGTCGCGGGTGTCGCTGTATCTGGAGCTCCCGGTCCCCGCCGCCGAGCCGTCGCCCGCCGACGGGCTCGCCGGCGCCCGGGCCGCGGTCGTCGACCTGGCCGGGCACGCGGTGCCGGTGCTCGCCGCCGCCCGCGCCGCCGGGGTGCCCGTGTGGTGCGACCTGCACGACGACGACGGGACCGCGGAGTTCCAGCGACCCTTCGCCGACGCCGCGGACGTGCTGCTCGTGTCCGAGGCCCGGCTCGCCGACCCCGCCGGGTACCTGCGGGCGCGCGTCGCCGGCGGCGCCCGGCTGGCCGTCTGCACGCGCGGGGCCCGGGGGGCGCTGGCGTGCGACGCCGACGGGTTCTGGGAGGTGCCCGCGGCGCCGGTCGCCCGGGTGGCCGGCACGGACGGGGCCGGGGACGCGTTCCTCGCGGGACTGCTCGCGGCTGACCTGGCGGGGCTCGGGACGGCGTCCGCGCTCGCGCGCGCGGCAGCCGCCGGGGCGCTGGCCGTGGGGACCGCGGACCTCGGGGCACCCGGGGCGACGCCGGCGGCCGTGGCGGCGCTGGCCGCGGGCGTGGCGGTGCGGCGGGCCTGA
- a CDS encoding glycoside hydrolase family 13 protein, whose protein sequence is MTALAPSPLTTADPAVVHEPGPADGPWWRDAVIYQVYPRSFADGNGDGIGDLPGVTARLDHLAALGVDAVWLSPFYRSPQADAGYDVADYRDVDPLFGTLADFDALLDRAHALGLRVVVDLVPNHSSDEHVWFQQALRTPPGSPERARYLFRDGRGADGSQPPNNWDSIFGGPAWTRLTPEQHGVDDGQWYLHLFDSKQPDLDWTNPEVRAEFEDVLRFWLDRGVDGFRVDVAHGMVKADGLPDWDGHVAMIDGAEGDGAADGEPIGSGNQGPMFDQDGVHEIYRSWRAVLDEYDGDRMLVAEAWVEPLSRLARYVRPDEMHQAFNFAFLATGWDAPNLRKVIAASYAVNDSVGAPTTWVLSNHDVVRHPSRLGLPVPGSRPNGIGHGDDQPDEVLGLRRGRAATLLMLGLPGSAYLYQGEELGLPEHTALDDDLRQDPAFFRTGGAERGRDGCRVPLPWSAAEPGFGYSPTGATWLPQPASWAAYAADAQDGVPGSTLELYRAALRLRRDELLGGGGAAWEPAYADEPDVIAVRNRDVLVVANLGSAPVALPAGAEVLLSSGLPGDPAVGAELPGDTTAWLRLR, encoded by the coding sequence GTGACCGCACTCGCCCCCTCGCCGCTGACCACCGCCGACCCCGCCGTGGTGCACGAGCCCGGCCCCGCCGACGGCCCCTGGTGGCGCGACGCCGTCATCTACCAGGTCTACCCCCGCTCGTTCGCCGACGGGAACGGCGACGGCATCGGCGACCTGCCGGGCGTCACCGCCCGCCTGGACCACCTCGCCGCGCTCGGCGTGGACGCGGTCTGGCTGTCGCCGTTCTACCGCTCCCCGCAGGCCGACGCCGGCTACGACGTCGCCGACTACCGGGACGTCGACCCGCTGTTCGGCACGCTCGCGGACTTCGACGCCCTGCTCGACCGGGCGCACGCGCTCGGCCTGCGCGTCGTCGTCGACCTCGTGCCGAACCACTCCTCCGACGAGCACGTGTGGTTCCAGCAGGCGCTGCGCACGCCGCCCGGGTCGCCCGAGCGCGCGCGGTACCTGTTCCGCGACGGCCGCGGCGCCGACGGCTCGCAGCCCCCGAACAACTGGGACTCCATCTTCGGCGGCCCCGCCTGGACCCGGCTCACGCCCGAGCAGCACGGCGTCGACGACGGCCAGTGGTACCTGCACCTGTTCGACTCCAAGCAGCCCGACCTCGACTGGACCAACCCCGAGGTGCGCGCCGAGTTCGAGGACGTCCTGCGGTTCTGGCTGGACCGCGGCGTCGACGGGTTCCGGGTCGACGTGGCGCACGGCATGGTCAAGGCCGACGGCCTCCCCGACTGGGACGGCCACGTCGCGATGATCGACGGCGCCGAGGGCGACGGCGCGGCCGACGGCGAGCCGATCGGGTCCGGCAACCAGGGCCCGATGTTCGACCAGGACGGCGTGCACGAGATCTACCGCTCCTGGCGCGCCGTGCTCGACGAGTACGACGGCGACCGGATGCTCGTCGCCGAGGCCTGGGTCGAGCCGCTGTCCCGCCTGGCCCGGTACGTCCGGCCGGACGAGATGCACCAGGCGTTCAACTTCGCCTTCCTCGCGACCGGCTGGGACGCCCCGAACCTGCGCAAGGTCATCGCCGCGTCCTACGCCGTGAACGACTCCGTCGGCGCGCCGACCACCTGGGTGCTGTCCAACCACGACGTCGTGCGGCACCCGTCGCGGCTCGGCCTGCCCGTCCCGGGCTCCCGCCCGAACGGCATCGGCCACGGCGACGACCAGCCCGACGAGGTCCTCGGCCTGCGCCGCGGGCGCGCCGCCACGCTGCTCATGCTCGGCCTGCCCGGCTCGGCGTACCTGTACCAGGGCGAGGAGCTCGGCCTGCCGGAGCACACGGCGCTGGACGACGACCTGCGCCAGGACCCGGCGTTCTTCCGCACCGGCGGCGCCGAGCGCGGCCGCGACGGCTGCCGCGTCCCGCTGCCGTGGTCCGCCGCCGAGCCCGGGTTCGGGTACTCCCCGACCGGCGCGACGTGGCTGCCGCAGCCCGCGTCGTGGGCCGCGTACGCCGCCGACGCGCAGGACGGCGTGCCGGGCTCGACGCTCGAGCTGTACCGGGCCGCGCTGCGGCTGCGCCGCGACGAGCTGCTCGGCGGCGGCGGGGCGGCCTGGGAGCCGGCCTACGCCGACGAGCCCGACGTGATCGCGGTCCGGAACCGGGACGTGCTCGTCGTCGCGAACCTCGGCTCCGCGCCGGTCGCGCTGCCCGCGGGCGCCGAGGTGCTGCTGTCCTCCGGCCTGCCGGGCGACCCCGCCGTGGGCGCCGAGCTGCCGGGCGACACCACCGCCTGGCTCCGGCTCCGCTGA
- a CDS encoding LacI family DNA-binding transcriptional regulator produces the protein MRTRLTDLADQAGVSTATVSRVLNGKSGVSTQAREAVLAALDVLGYERPEKLRTRSTGLVGLVVPELSNPVFPAMAQAVESVLTRRGYTPLLCTQSPGGTTEDHYVEILLEHDVAGIVFVSGLHADTTASTERYHALRGRGVPIVLVNGRADDVDAPAVASDDAVAVDQAFTHLLALGHRSIGLATGPTRFVPARRKHARFAELLRTRLGVEDPDGHVVATLFSVEGGVQAAHELLDSGHTAIICGSDLMALGAIRAARSRGLDVPGDVSVVGFDDSPLIGFTDPPLTTVRQPVQAMAQAAVQALMGEIAGTPASRTELLFHPELIVRGSTGAAPGRPDATV, from the coding sequence GTGCGCACCCGTCTGACGGACCTCGCCGACCAAGCGGGGGTCTCCACCGCGACGGTCTCGCGCGTCCTCAACGGGAAGTCGGGCGTCTCGACCCAGGCGCGGGAGGCGGTCCTCGCCGCCCTCGACGTCCTCGGCTACGAGCGCCCCGAGAAGCTCCGCACCCGCTCGACCGGCCTGGTCGGGCTGGTCGTGCCCGAGCTGTCCAACCCGGTGTTCCCGGCGATGGCCCAGGCCGTCGAATCGGTGCTCACGCGCCGCGGGTACACCCCCCTGCTGTGCACCCAGTCCCCCGGCGGCACGACCGAGGACCACTACGTCGAGATCCTGCTCGAGCACGACGTGGCGGGCATCGTGTTCGTCTCCGGCCTGCACGCCGACACCACCGCCTCGACCGAGCGCTACCACGCGCTGCGGGGCCGGGGGGTGCCGATCGTTCTGGTCAACGGGCGCGCGGACGACGTGGACGCCCCCGCGGTCGCCTCGGACGACGCGGTGGCCGTCGACCAGGCGTTCACCCACCTGCTCGCGCTCGGGCACCGGTCGATCGGCCTGGCCACCGGCCCGACCCGGTTCGTCCCCGCCCGGCGCAAGCACGCCCGGTTCGCCGAGCTCCTGCGCACCCGGCTCGGGGTCGAGGACCCGGACGGGCACGTCGTGGCGACGCTGTTCTCCGTCGAGGGCGGCGTGCAGGCGGCCCACGAGCTCCTCGACTCCGGGCACACCGCGATCATCTGCGGGTCCGACCTCATGGCCCTGGGCGCCATCCGCGCCGCGCGGTCCCGGGGCCTGGACGTCCCCGGCGACGTGTCCGTCGTCGGCTTCGACGACTCCCCGCTCATCGGGTTCACCGACCCGCCGCTGACCACCGTGCGCCAGCCGGTGCAGGCGATGGCGCAGGCCGCCGTGCAGGCGCTGATGGGCGAGATCGCCGGGACACCGGCCTCCCGCACCGAGCTGCTGTTCCACCCCGAGCTGATCGTGCGGGGCTCCACCGGCGCCGCGCCGGGCCGCCCCGACGCGACCGTCTGA